From Chryseobacterium sp. H1D6B, a single genomic window includes:
- the pheT gene encoding phenylalanine--tRNA ligase subunit beta, producing MKISNNWLKDYIKTELKSERIGEFLTDIGLEVEGIEKFESVKGSLEGIVVGKVLTCEKHPNADKLKKTTVDIGNGKVLNIICGAPNVEAGQTVPVAVVGTKIYDKTGNFFEIKEAKIRSEVSQGMICAEDELGLSEDHGGIMVLDETKYEVGKNFADYFELTNDEVFEIGLTPNRTDAMSHYGVARDLHAFLSTNQQKSQFEKVASENLNNEGTHEFTLEVEDAELCPRYIGAVIEDVKVAESPSWLKDRLKAIGLSPINNIVDITNYVLHGFGQPLHAFDADKIADKKVKVGTVKEGTKFKTLDGVERTLNGSEIIIKDGRDNPMCIAGVFGGADSGVSSETKTIFLESAYFNPVAVRKGAKFHGLNTDASFRFERGVDPNITRTAITHAVKMIQELAEGKLVGELLEEYPKKIEDSYVIIRFSKIEQILGTKIHREKVKEILKALEIKVLNEIQNGLEISVPAYRADVTREIDVIEEILRIYGYNKIDAPQKISFTPVKLSANDQDELENNWAKTLQSLGFYEVMNNSLTSVKDETDAVKLLNPLSNDLAFMRKSLLEGLLQNAVYNINRKNQDIKFFEFGKIYHKKDKYEERKQLSILVSGKNNAENWLLPKSATDFYNLKAYVKVLLERLAVDYKEAALSDERFSDAVVYEAEGRPLVRIGKVSPVLLKDFDIDQDCFYAEIELEWAQELRSKNELKFKDIPKFNKIRRDLALLIDKNVNYQDLYQTARKNKSPFIKNINLFDVYEGKNLPEGKKSYAMSFELLNEEKTLEEKEISEVMDSLVKSFQKEFNAELRS from the coding sequence ATGAAGATATCAAACAACTGGCTGAAAGATTATATCAAAACGGAATTAAAATCTGAAAGAATCGGAGAATTCCTTACGGATATTGGCCTTGAGGTTGAAGGAATAGAAAAATTTGAAAGCGTAAAAGGAAGTCTGGAAGGGATCGTTGTAGGAAAAGTATTAACCTGCGAAAAGCATCCTAATGCAGACAAATTAAAGAAGACAACAGTAGATATAGGGAACGGAAAGGTATTGAATATCATTTGCGGTGCTCCGAATGTAGAAGCAGGACAGACTGTTCCTGTAGCCGTTGTCGGAACAAAGATCTATGATAAAACCGGAAACTTTTTTGAAATCAAAGAAGCTAAAATAAGAAGTGAGGTTTCGCAGGGGATGATCTGTGCTGAAGACGAATTAGGTCTTAGCGAAGATCACGGAGGAATCATGGTTTTAGACGAAACTAAGTATGAAGTTGGAAAGAATTTTGCAGATTATTTTGAATTAACGAACGATGAAGTTTTCGAGATCGGCTTAACACCGAACCGAACAGATGCAATGTCTCATTACGGTGTTGCAAGAGATCTTCATGCATTTCTTTCAACAAACCAGCAGAAATCACAGTTTGAAAAAGTAGCTTCTGAAAATTTAAATAATGAAGGAACCCACGAGTTTACTTTAGAAGTAGAAGATGCAGAACTATGTCCGCGATATATTGGAGCAGTGATCGAAGATGTAAAAGTGGCAGAATCTCCATCTTGGTTAAAAGACAGACTAAAAGCGATCGGATTGAGCCCGATCAACAACATTGTAGATATTACAAATTATGTTCTTCATGGTTTCGGACAACCGCTTCACGCTTTTGATGCAGATAAAATTGCAGACAAAAAAGTGAAAGTAGGAACCGTAAAAGAAGGAACTAAATTTAAAACTTTAGATGGGGTTGAAAGAACATTAAATGGTTCTGAAATCATCATTAAAGACGGCCGGGACAATCCGATGTGTATTGCCGGAGTTTTCGGTGGTGCAGACTCAGGCGTGTCTTCTGAAACTAAAACTATTTTCCTGGAAAGTGCTTATTTTAATCCTGTAGCGGTAAGAAAAGGGGCTAAATTCCATGGATTGAATACTGATGCATCTTTCAGATTTGAAAGAGGAGTAGATCCAAACATCACAAGAACAGCAATCACCCACGCTGTTAAAATGATTCAGGAACTAGCGGAAGGAAAATTAGTAGGAGAGCTGCTGGAAGAATACCCAAAGAAAATTGAAGACAGCTATGTGATCATCAGATTCTCTAAAATTGAACAGATCTTAGGAACTAAAATCCACAGAGAAAAAGTAAAAGAAATTTTAAAAGCTCTTGAAATAAAAGTGTTAAACGAAATTCAGAATGGATTAGAAATTTCTGTTCCTGCTTATCGTGCAGACGTAACAAGAGAAATCGATGTTATCGAAGAAATCTTGAGAATTTATGGGTACAATAAGATTGATGCTCCTCAAAAGATTTCATTTACACCGGTTAAACTGAGTGCTAATGATCAGGATGAATTGGAAAATAACTGGGCAAAAACTTTACAGAGCTTAGGTTTCTACGAAGTAATGAACAATTCTTTGACTTCTGTAAAAGATGAAACGGACGCTGTAAAGCTTTTAAATCCTCTAAGCAACGATTTAGCTTTCATGAGAAAGTCTTTATTAGAAGGGCTTCTTCAGAATGCAGTTTACAATATCAATAGAAAAAATCAGGACATCAAGTTCTTTGAATTCGGGAAAATTTATCACAAAAAAGATAAATATGAAGAAAGAAAACAGCTGTCTATACTAGTTTCAGGAAAGAATAATGCAGAAAACTGGCTGCTGCCGAAATCAGCTACAGATTTTTACAATTTGAAAGCTTACGTAAAAGTTTTATTGGAAAGACTGGCAGTTGATTATAAAGAAGCTGCTTTATCTGACGAAAGATTCTCTGATGCTGTAGTATATGAAGCAGAGGGCAGACCTTTAGTAAGAATCGGAAAAGTTTCTCCAGTTTTACTTAAAGATTTCGATATCGACCAAGACTGTTTCTATGCAGAAATCGAATTAGAATGGGCTCAGGAATTGCGTTCTAAAAATGAACTGAAGTTTAAGGATATTCCTAAATTCAACAAAATAAGAAGAGATCTAGCATTGTTAATTGATAAAAATGTGAATTATCAGGATTTATATCAGACAGCAAGAAAAAATAAATCTCCATTCATTAAAAACATCAATTTATTCGATGTATATGAAGGGAAAAATCTTCCTGAAGGAAAAAAATCTTATGCAATGAGTTTTGAACTCCTTAATGAAGAAAAAACGCTGGAAGAAAAAGAAATTTCAGAAGTGATGGATTCATTAGTGAAATCTTTCCAGAAAGAATTCAATGCAGAATTGAGATCGTAA
- a CDS encoding diacylglycerol kinase family protein, which translates to MRKPPIHKSFLNAFRGVFLMIKSERNFQIEFSAFLINLFLIFYFKLSSIDTAIILIVSFGVLSAEIFNTAIEKICDIIQPDFDKKIGFIKDIAAGAVILMAVLSILAGVLIYWKYIFD; encoded by the coding sequence ATGCGAAAACCGCCTATTCATAAAAGTTTCCTGAATGCTTTTCGGGGTGTTTTTCTGATGATAAAATCAGAGAGGAACTTTCAGATAGAATTTTCAGCTTTTCTCATTAATCTTTTTCTTATTTTCTATTTTAAACTTTCCAGCATTGACACAGCGATTATTCTTATCGTTTCTTTTGGAGTTTTAAGTGCCGAGATTTTCAATACAGCGATTGAGAAGATCTGTGATATCATACAGCCTGATTTTGATAAAAAAATCGGATTTATTAAAGATATTGCTGCAGGAGCCGTTATTTTAATGGCTGTGCTTTCAATACTTGCAGGCGTTTTAATTTATTGGAAATATATTTTTGATTAA
- a CDS encoding GDSL-type esterase/lipase family protein yields MKKMIYGLFFGDSITYGEYDGVFGGWVDILKRYALQQFHEGKNEVIVFNLGIGGETTEGLVKRIPHELSARNAADGNVVFLGYGANDLAIKDGTQMVSPDQFKKNIQNALLHARQFSNDVYLISILPFAKKVDGITAASGKLRVNGDVLVYNKIIQEIAAENSLKYIDFYTAFLEDKEILLSEDGIHPNEKGYGMMAEIAIPIIEKYL; encoded by the coding sequence ATGAAAAAAATGATTTATGGATTGTTCTTCGGAGACAGTATCACATACGGAGAATATGACGGTGTTTTTGGTGGATGGGTAGATATTCTGAAAAGATATGCCTTGCAGCAGTTCCATGAAGGGAAAAATGAAGTGATTGTTTTTAATTTAGGAATCGGCGGGGAAACTACGGAAGGATTAGTGAAAAGAATTCCTCACGAATTAAGTGCACGAAATGCAGCAGATGGAAACGTAGTATTTCTTGGTTACGGAGCCAATGATCTGGCCATAAAAGACGGAACCCAGATGGTATCTCCGGATCAGTTTAAAAAGAATATTCAAAACGCACTGCTTCATGCCAGACAGTTTTCTAATGATGTTTATCTGATCAGCATTCTTCCATTTGCTAAAAAAGTGGACGGTATAACGGCTGCCTCCGGGAAATTAAGAGTGAACGGAGATGTTTTAGTTTATAATAAAATTATTCAGGAAATTGCAGCTGAAAATTCATTGAAATATATTGATTTTTACACTGCATTTTTAGAAGATAAAGAAATCCTTCTTTCTGAAGACGGAATCCATCCCAACGAAAAAGGCTACGGCATGATGGCAGAAATAGCAATCCCAATAATCGAAAAATACTTATAA
- a CDS encoding ribonuclease inhibitor: MELNISNNNKQKMTVINGGHFFDLSGFYEEVSSVLMKDADWKVGSLDGFNDILYGGFGVFENGDTVQLTWKESQKSKQDLGFEATKEFYENKIKQGKPFNIELIQEKLDELIDGKGQTLFEILIEIIESHQNITLILD; the protein is encoded by the coding sequence ATGGAGTTGAATATTTCAAATAACAATAAACAAAAAATGACCGTCATTAATGGCGGTCATTTTTTTGATCTGTCAGGATTCTATGAAGAGGTTTCCAGTGTTTTGATGAAAGACGCCGATTGGAAAGTAGGCTCTCTGGATGGTTTTAATGATATTCTGTACGGCGGTTTCGGAGTTTTTGAAAATGGAGACACTGTTCAGCTCACCTGGAAAGAATCTCAGAAATCAAAACAAGACTTAGGTTTTGAAGCAACCAAAGAATTTTACGAAAATAAAATCAAACAGGGAAAACCTTTTAACATAGAATTGATTCAGGAAAAGCTTGATGAATTGATCGATGGAAAAGGTCAGACGTTATTTGAAATTTTAATTGAAATTATAGAATCTCACCAAAATATTACGTTAATTTTGGATTGA
- a CDS encoding M23 family metallopeptidase produces the protein MKRLFILTFLVQSLILLCQKNIKIYYEQRNDTVAYYADNPEIFPVSVVFSSQPQLENMRKSEVFRITQVLPPKSVKNKVIYFVANDNTKRWKVTYMPGYSSFVGDVTLQAYDYNYQYNLPFQTGKAFNVFQGYNGTFSHQNENSLDFTMPEGTEVTAAREGMVIQAVQNNNTGCPTISCAELANYISILHSDGTIAQYFHLKQNGVKVNIGDRVKKGDVIGLSGNTGWSSGPHLHFVCFLPSSTRPKQRLTVKTLFATGDGKQVEYLAEKKTYSRNY, from the coding sequence ATGAAAAGACTATTTATACTGACATTCTTAGTTCAGTCCCTCATCCTGCTGTGTCAGAAAAACATAAAAATATATTATGAGCAAAGGAATGATACCGTTGCTTATTACGCAGATAATCCGGAAATTTTTCCTGTGTCTGTTGTGTTTTCAAGCCAGCCGCAACTAGAAAATATGAGGAAATCGGAAGTATTTAGAATAACTCAGGTGCTGCCCCCAAAATCGGTGAAAAATAAAGTGATCTATTTTGTGGCCAATGATAATACAAAAAGGTGGAAAGTAACATATATGCCCGGCTATTCATCATTTGTTGGAGATGTGACTTTACAGGCTTATGATTACAATTATCAATATAATCTTCCTTTCCAGACGGGTAAAGCATTTAATGTGTTTCAAGGATATAATGGAACATTTTCGCATCAGAATGAAAACTCTTTAGATTTTACAATGCCTGAGGGAACTGAAGTTACAGCAGCACGAGAAGGGATGGTGATCCAGGCTGTTCAGAATAATAACACAGGCTGTCCTACAATAAGCTGCGCAGAGCTTGCAAACTATATTTCCATTTTGCATTCTGACGGAACGATTGCCCAATATTTTCATTTAAAACAGAATGGTGTTAAAGTAAATATCGGAGACAGAGTGAAAAAAGGGGATGTCATAGGATTAAGCGGAAATACAGGCTGGAGCAGCGGACCGCACCTGCATTTTGTCTGTTTTCTTCCGAGCTCTACGAGGCCGAAGCAGCGTCTGACCGTTAAAACGCTTTTTGCAACAGGTGATGGAAAGCAGGTTGAGTATCTGGCTGAAAAAAAGACCTATTCCAGAAATTATTAA
- a CDS encoding phosphoribosylformylglycinamidine synthase, translating to MSNNKRIFVEKRGIFDVESPKIFDEVKAVAPAVKNVKVYNVYDIFGLNDGEFEKVVNSTFVDPVTDILHTENPAVAAHFAMEFLPGQYDQRADSAQQCIALLTENEKSKVRSGRLIELEGASESDIAKIKDLLINKVESQQKDLSVLNIPADEIPSKVLIHENFIQFDEAALENFYNQHGFALGLDDLKFIQEYFKTEQRNPTETELKVLDTYWSDHCRHTTFETELSDIQFKGQFKHTLETIFNDYIEKRKFLGRELKPISLMDLATVCARYFHKTGNLENLVVSDEINACTIQIEAEYDGKKEPWYLLFKNETHNHPTEIEPFGGASTCLGGAIRDPLSGRSYVFQAMRLTGAADVLESVDKTLPGKLPQKTITKQAANGYSSYGNQIGLATTMVSEIYDEGYKAKRMEVGFVAGAVPVEWVRREKPENGDSVIILGGATGRDGVGGATGSSKEQDENSIHTMSTEVQKGNAVEERKIQRLFRKPEVTKLIKKSNDFGAGGVSVAIGEIADSLEVNLDVLPLKYEGLNGTELAISESQERMAVVVDPKDKEQFIKYCEQENIVAVEVAKVTDSGRMQMFWKGDKIVDLSREFLDTNGCAKSQEVKITHLEEVKAESKAFTEEEFLKILADKNAASQKGLLEMFDGSIGATTVAMPVGGKYQQTLMEGSVQTLPVLGAKDIETVSLASWGFDTEISKQNSLLGASYAVVESAVKIAAMGGDYKNIRLSFQEYFEKLGQNPEKWGKPLASLLGAYDAQINLGLAAIGGKDSMSGTYQDLNVPPTLISFACANGEKKNIISPEFKQAGNKLYLFNHVPQENGLPDYDSLKQIFELIFENIKAGKIVSVKTIKDGGAAVALAKMSFGNKLGAVINIADENVLLSKNIGSLIIESKEDLSSVILQLIGEVQNSNVLKINIFEFNIDKLLDVNTKTFENLFPTIEKEKITVQLDEKLNSAVPRNISIKSHGIAKPKVFVPIFPGTNCEYETLNAFQKEGALVSSLPLKNISHQLLDESIDAWVEEIKHSQILAFAGGFSAGDEPDGSAKFIVNVLKNEKMKNAVHELLERDGMIIGICNGFQALIKSGLLPYGQIKDLDETSPTLAHNAIRRHISQMVTVKVVNDESPWLKGMKDQVFTIPISHGEGRFMASQEEIEKLYKNGQIATQYIDFEGNTAHGMPFNPNNSLFGIEGVTSSCGKIFGRMGHPERFAEGLMKNIPDANYHNIFKNGVEYFK from the coding sequence ATGTCTAATAACAAAAGAATTTTCGTAGAAAAAAGAGGTATTTTCGATGTAGAAAGCCCAAAAATTTTTGATGAAGTAAAAGCAGTTGCACCAGCCGTGAAAAACGTAAAGGTGTACAATGTGTACGATATTTTCGGATTGAACGATGGAGAGTTCGAAAAAGTAGTGAACAGCACATTCGTAGATCCGGTTACTGATATTCTACATACTGAAAACCCTGCGGTAGCTGCTCATTTTGCGATGGAGTTCCTGCCGGGCCAGTACGATCAGCGTGCAGATTCTGCGCAGCAGTGTATTGCTTTGCTCACAGAAAATGAAAAGTCTAAAGTAAGAAGCGGAAGACTGATCGAATTAGAAGGAGCTTCCGAATCTGATATTGCTAAAATCAAAGACCTGCTGATCAATAAGGTAGAATCTCAGCAAAAAGATTTATCAGTATTAAATATTCCGGCGGATGAAATCCCTTCAAAAGTTTTAATCCACGAAAACTTTATTCAGTTTGATGAAGCTGCATTAGAAAACTTCTACAACCAGCATGGTTTTGCTTTAGGATTAGATGACCTGAAATTCATTCAGGAATATTTTAAAACTGAACAGAGAAATCCTACAGAAACAGAACTTAAAGTTTTAGACACCTATTGGAGCGATCACTGCCGTCACACCACATTTGAAACGGAATTGTCTGATATTCAGTTTAAAGGACAATTTAAGCATACATTGGAAACTATTTTCAATGACTATATCGAAAAAAGAAAATTCTTAGGCCGCGAACTGAAACCAATTTCCTTAATGGATCTGGCGACAGTATGTGCTAGGTATTTCCATAAAACAGGGAACCTTGAAAATCTTGTAGTTTCTGATGAAATCAACGCATGTACCATTCAGATCGAAGCAGAGTACGATGGTAAAAAAGAACCTTGGTATTTATTATTCAAAAACGAAACCCATAACCACCCTACAGAGATTGAACCTTTTGGAGGAGCTTCAACCTGTTTAGGAGGAGCGATCAGAGATCCATTATCCGGAAGATCTTATGTTTTCCAGGCGATGAGGTTGACGGGAGCTGCGGATGTTTTAGAATCTGTAGATAAAACACTGCCGGGGAAATTACCTCAAAAAACAATTACAAAACAAGCGGCAAATGGATATTCTTCTTACGGCAACCAGATTGGTTTAGCGACTACAATGGTCTCTGAAATCTATGATGAAGGCTATAAAGCGAAAAGAATGGAAGTTGGTTTCGTTGCAGGAGCTGTTCCTGTAGAATGGGTAAGACGTGAAAAACCTGAAAACGGAGATTCTGTAATCATTTTAGGAGGAGCAACGGGAAGAGACGGAGTAGGCGGAGCGACAGGAAGTTCTAAAGAACAGGATGAAAACAGTATCCATACAATGTCTACAGAAGTTCAGAAAGGAAATGCTGTTGAAGAACGTAAGATTCAAAGACTATTCAGAAAACCGGAAGTTACCAAATTGATCAAAAAATCAAATGATTTTGGAGCTGGCGGGGTATCTGTAGCCATTGGTGAAATAGCAGATTCTTTAGAAGTGAACCTGGATGTGCTGCCATTAAAATATGAGGGATTGAACGGAACTGAACTTGCCATTTCTGAATCTCAGGAAAGAATGGCAGTTGTTGTGGATCCTAAAGATAAAGAACAGTTTATTAAATACTGTGAACAAGAGAATATTGTTGCTGTAGAAGTAGCAAAAGTTACCGATTCAGGGAGAATGCAGATGTTCTGGAAAGGAGATAAGATCGTTGACCTTTCAAGAGAATTTTTAGATACCAACGGCTGTGCGAAAAGCCAGGAAGTGAAAATAACTCATCTTGAAGAAGTAAAAGCTGAAAGTAAGGCGTTTACAGAAGAAGAGTTCTTAAAAATCCTTGCTGATAAGAACGCTGCTTCACAAAAAGGACTGCTGGAAATGTTTGACGGTTCTATCGGCGCGACTACTGTTGCCATGCCGGTTGGAGGAAAATATCAGCAGACACTCATGGAAGGAAGTGTTCAGACGCTGCCGGTTTTAGGTGCAAAAGACATTGAGACTGTTTCTTTAGCAAGCTGGGGATTTGATACTGAAATCTCAAAACAGAACTCATTATTGGGAGCTTCTTATGCAGTAGTAGAAAGTGCCGTTAAGATCGCAGCAATGGGCGGTGATTATAAAAATATAAGATTAAGTTTCCAGGAATATTTTGAAAAATTAGGACAGAATCCTGAAAAATGGGGTAAGCCTTTAGCATCACTTTTAGGAGCTTATGATGCACAGATCAATCTTGGGCTGGCAGCGATCGGAGGAAAGGATTCCATGAGCGGAACTTACCAGGATCTGAATGTGCCGCCTACCTTGATTTCATTCGCTTGTGCCAATGGAGAAAAGAAAAATATCATCTCTCCGGAATTTAAACAAGCTGGAAATAAACTGTATTTATTCAATCATGTTCCTCAGGAAAACGGACTTCCAGACTATGACAGTTTAAAACAGATTTTCGAATTGATATTTGAAAATATTAAAGCTGGAAAAATAGTTTCAGTGAAGACTATCAAAGACGGCGGTGCGGCAGTAGCTTTAGCGAAAATGAGCTTCGGGAACAAACTAGGAGCTGTGATAAATATTGCTGATGAAAATGTTTTACTGTCTAAAAATATTGGAAGTTTGATCATCGAGTCGAAAGAAGATCTTAGTTCGGTCATTCTTCAATTAATTGGTGAGGTTCAAAATTCAAATGTTTTGAAAATCAATATTTTTGAATTTAACATCGATAAATTACTTGATGTCAATACAAAAACGTTTGAAAATCTTTTCCCTACCATTGAAAAAGAAAAAATTACAGTTCAATTAGATGAAAAATTAAATTCGGCTGTACCAAGAAATATCAGTATTAAGAGCCACGGAATTGCAAAACCAAAAGTTTTTGTTCCTATTTTCCCGGGTACAAACTGTGAGTATGAAACACTTAATGCCTTCCAGAAAGAAGGAGCATTGGTCAGCAGTTTACCTCTTAAAAACATCAGTCATCAGCTGCTTGATGAGAGTATTGATGCGTGGGTGGAAGAAATTAAACATTCTCAGATTTTAGCATTCGCAGGAGGGTTCTCTGCAGGAGATGAACCGGATGGTTCTGCCAAATTTATCGTAAACGTTTTGAAGAACGAGAAGATGAAAAATGCAGTTCATGAATTGTTGGAAAGAGACGGAATGATCATCGGAATCTGTAACGGTTTTCAGGCTTTAATTAAATCTGGATTACTGCCTTACGGACAGATCAAAGATTTGGATGAGACTTCTCCGACGCTTGCACACAATGCGATAAGAAGACACATTTCTCAAATGGTCACTGTAAAAGTAGTAAACGATGAAAGCCCATGGTTAAAAGGAATGAAAGACCAGGTGTTCACTATTCCAATTTCTCATGGTGAAGGACGATTTATGGCTTCTCAGGAAGAAATTGAAAAACTATATAAAAACGGACAGATTGCAACCCAGTACATCGACTTCGAGGGAAACACTGCCCACGGAATGCCTTTCAACCCAAATAACTCCTTATTCGGAATTGAAGGTGTCACCAGCTCATGCGGTAAGATCTTTGGAAGAATGGGACATCCTGAACGTTTTGCAGAAGGACTCATGAAAAATATTCCAGACGCGAATTATCATAACATCTTCAAAAATGGAGTTGAATATTTCAAATAA
- a CDS encoding META domain-containing protein, which produces MKNLFLSICAAAVLASCGAMSGTSTAKVGKSQPSLANTKWTLAENVKGKVPTLNIEGEKINGNAGCNNYFGTVKLDSSTGDFVAGQMGSTRMACDNMSVEKNFMDMVGKANKYVLTGTTLELYKDNLLLLKFNKAE; this is translated from the coding sequence ATGAAAAATCTTTTTTTAAGTATATGTGCGGCGGCAGTTCTGGCGTCATGTGGAGCAATGTCAGGTACATCAACTGCGAAAGTAGGGAAGTCTCAGCCTTCACTGGCAAATACAAAATGGACTTTGGCTGAAAATGTAAAAGGAAAAGTTCCAACCCTGAATATTGAAGGAGAAAAAATAAATGGAAATGCAGGATGCAATAACTATTTTGGAACTGTAAAATTAGATTCTTCCACCGGTGATTTTGTTGCTGGGCAGATGGGTTCTACAAGAATGGCTTGTGATAATATGAGTGTAGAAAAGAATTTTATGGATATGGTAGGTAAGGCTAATAAATATGTACTCACCGGAACTACATTAGAATTATACAAAGACAATCTTTTATTATTGAAATTTAATAAAGCTGAATAA
- a CDS encoding gamma-glutamylcyclotransferase family protein, with product MPNLFSYGTLQKEQVQMETFGRLLKGSKDVLTGFKLKMLEITDPEVLRKSSQKYHPILESSGNNQDEVEGVLFEVTEEEILQADEYEVDDYKRIETVFKSGKKGFIYVGK from the coding sequence ATGCCCAATTTATTCTCTTACGGAACACTGCAGAAAGAGCAGGTTCAAATGGAAACATTCGGAAGGCTCTTGAAAGGCAGTAAAGATGTTTTAACAGGTTTTAAACTCAAAATGCTGGAAATTACCGATCCCGAAGTGCTGAGGAAAAGCAGCCAGAAATACCATCCGATTTTAGAATCTTCAGGAAATAATCAGGATGAAGTAGAAGGTGTTCTTTTTGAGGTTACAGAAGAAGAAATTCTCCAGGCTGATGAATATGAAGTGGATGATTATAAAAGAATTGAAACTGTTTTTAAATCTGGAAAGAAAGGTTTTATTTATGTTGGGAAATAG
- the dnaN gene encoding DNA polymerase III subunit beta, which yields MKFIISSGELQKALQTVSGVISSSQSRPILENYLFELNENNVTITASDGETTLVTSLDVKSDDSGKFAVPAKIFQDFIKTYGEQPLTLSVKDNAEGTGSQLEILDEKDNFAVALDNADDYPELPEFDASQSVTMSAGVLSEALTNTLFATSNDSLRPVMTGVLFQFGENETNFVSTDSHRLVVYKRMDLMNAEPMEFIMPKKPLNIFKNILASSNEDVKIDFNENMAKFTFGKHIWICRLIDGKYPNYTAVIPKENPNVLTINRNLLLGAIKRASIMSNKSTNQVRFKLSANILHLHAEDTEYANKADMQIPCDYNGEDINIGFSSKFLTEMLTILGSDDITMKMSQPNRPGIIEPLDGLEENENILMLSMPVIGL from the coding sequence ATGAAATTTATTATTTCAAGTGGTGAACTGCAGAAAGCATTGCAAACTGTAAGTGGCGTAATATCAAGCTCTCAGTCGAGACCGATTTTAGAAAACTATCTTTTTGAGTTAAATGAAAATAATGTTACCATTACGGCATCTGATGGCGAAACAACTCTTGTAACATCTTTGGATGTGAAGTCTGATGATTCGGGTAAATTTGCTGTTCCTGCTAAAATTTTTCAAGATTTTATCAAGACTTATGGCGAACAGCCTCTTACATTGTCTGTAAAGGATAATGCAGAAGGTACTGGAAGCCAGCTTGAGATTTTAGATGAAAAAGATAACTTCGCAGTAGCGCTAGATAACGCAGACGATTATCCGGAACTTCCGGAATTTGATGCTTCTCAAAGTGTAACAATGTCTGCGGGAGTTTTATCCGAAGCATTAACCAACACTCTTTTTGCAACCAGTAACGATTCTCTGCGTCCCGTAATGACAGGAGTTCTTTTCCAGTTTGGAGAAAATGAAACGAATTTTGTTTCTACAGACTCTCACAGATTGGTTGTATACAAAAGAATGGATTTGATGAATGCCGAGCCGATGGAATTCATCATGCCTAAAAAACCGCTGAATATTTTCAAAAATATTTTAGCAAGTTCTAATGAAGATGTTAAGATCGATTTCAATGAGAACATGGCTAAATTTACTTTTGGCAAGCATATCTGGATCTGTAGATTGATCGACGGAAAATATCCTAACTATACGGCGGTAATTCCAAAAGAAAACCCGAATGTATTAACGATCAACAGAAACCTTTTATTAGGAGCGATTAAAAGAGCATCGATCATGTCTAACAAATCTACGAATCAAGTTAGATTTAAGCTTTCAGCCAATATTCTTCATCTTCACGCAGAAGATACTGAATATGCTAACAAAGCAGATATGCAGATTCCTTGCGACTATAATGGAGAAGATATCAATATTGGATTCAGTTCTAAGTTTTTAACAGAAATGCTTACGATTCTAGGTTCTGATGATATTACCATGAAAATGTCCCAGCCGAACAGACCGGGAATCATTGAACCGCTGGACGGGTTAGAAGAAAACGAAAATATCTTAATGTTATCAATGCCTGTAATCGGTTTGTAA